A segment of the Hallerella succinigenes genome:
TTCACGCAGGCGAGCCTTGAAGAAGTTTGCCGGATAAACCGTATTCCCAATATTTTGCGGGGAAAGAAAATCTCCCAGCGTGGATTGTGTAAAATTGTCGTGCACGTCCCAAATATAATTCTGATTTTCTAATTTAAAGGCGAAAAATTTCATCCATTGGAGATAATTATGCGCATTGGACTTATTGGTACCGGCACGATCGGTGGCGGTGTCGTGGAAATCCTCGAAACCAAGGCTGCTCAGTATCGTGAAAAGTTGGGTATTAACCTTGAACTCGCTTGTATCTGCGCCAAGAGTGACGAAGAAGTCGCTCCGTACAAGGCAAAGGGCTACAAGACGACTACCGATGCGATGACGATGATTGCCGATCCGACGATCGACGTGGTCGTGGAACTCGCTGGCGGCTATGAAATGCCGCGCAAGTGGATTACTACCGCTCTCGAAAATAAGAAGCATATTGTGACTGCAAACAAGGCGATGCTTGCCAAGTATGGTCACGAAGTGTTCCCGCTTGCCGAAAAGAACAATTGCCACGTTCTGTTCGAAGCCGCCGTGGGCGGTGGCATTCCTATCATCCGTAGCATGCAGGAAGGCTTTGTCGGTAGCGAAGTAGAACAGCTCAGCTGCATTATCAACGGTACTTGCAACTACATCCTTTCCCGTATGGGCGAAAGCGGCATGTCTTTTGAAGACGCTTTGAAGGAAGCCCAGCTAAACGGTTTTGCAGAACGAAACCCGACGTTCGACATCGAAGGTGTTGACTCCGCTCACAAGACGGCCATTCTTTCGAGCCTCTGCAGCGGTAAGTATGTGGACTTTGAAAAGATCCACGTCACCGGTGTTGCGAAGATTACCGCCGAAGACATTTCGAATGCGAAGGAACTCGGCTACAAGATCAAGCTTCTCGGCATCTATCGCCGTGGCGAAGATGGCGCTGTGGACGCTCGCGTCCATCCGTGCCTCGTTCCGAACGACCATCTGCTCGCTAGCGTGGACGGTGTGATCAACGCCGTGTACCTCCACTGCGACAACCTCGGCCAGACCCTCCAGACGGGTGCAGGTGCAGGTCGCCTTCCGACGGCAAGCGCTGTGGTCGCTGACCT
Coding sequences within it:
- a CDS encoding homoserine dehydrogenase: MRIGLIGTGTIGGGVVEILETKAAQYREKLGINLELACICAKSDEEVAPYKAKGYKTTTDAMTMIADPTIDVVVELAGGYEMPRKWITTALENKKHIVTANKAMLAKYGHEVFPLAEKNNCHVLFEAAVGGGIPIIRSMQEGFVGSEVEQLSCIINGTCNYILSRMGESGMSFEDALKEAQLNGFAERNPTFDIEGVDSAHKTAILSSLCSGKYVDFEKIHVTGVAKITAEDISNAKELGYKIKLLGIYRRGEDGAVDARVHPCLVPNDHLLASVDGVINAVYLHCDNLGQTLQTGAGAGRLPTASAVVADLVSLARSTDTGSRKPLPMGWFNKENAAKLVPISETSSRYYLRFTTKDSFGVLASITGIFSQNEISIESIIQKDVKDPGKVSIVVISECTKESKMLTALEAIDSLSSVSEKSQMIRFLK